From Butyricimonas paravirosa, one genomic window encodes:
- a CDS encoding sigma-70 family RNA polymerase sigma factor: MEMKDVIRALRVGNKQVFEQVFEEYSQVMFFTAMGLVGDKEVAENAVQDTFLYLWEHRKRLDENGSLVGFLHIRLKHYALNYLRHEKIKVVNQEGIIRELEFLNEDEEDFAPLLEEIRCQIEVLPENCRKIFVMAVVEGMSYVDTARALDVSVNTVKSQVKIAYRKIKEGVGHRMSAMNLLILLSLLDEKLF; the protein is encoded by the coding sequence ATGGAAATGAAAGATGTAATACGGGCATTACGTGTTGGAAACAAACAAGTTTTCGAGCAGGTTTTCGAGGAATATTCCCAGGTGATGTTCTTTACCGCAATGGGATTGGTCGGGGATAAAGAAGTTGCGGAGAATGCCGTTCAAGACACTTTTTTATATCTTTGGGAACATAGGAAGAGACTTGATGAAAATGGGTCGTTAGTGGGATTCCTGCATATAAGGCTGAAGCATTATGCATTGAATTATTTGCGCCATGAAAAAATAAAGGTTGTGAATCAAGAGGGTATTATCCGAGAATTGGAATTTTTAAATGAGGACGAAGAGGATTTTGCGCCTCTGTTGGAGGAAATTCGTTGTCAGATAGAGGTATTACCAGAGAATTGCCGAAAAATTTTTGTGATGGCTGTGGTGGAGGGAATGAGCTATGTTGATACAGCACGTGCATTGGATGTATCTGTAAATACGGTAAAATCTCAAGTTAAAATTGCTTATCGTAAGATAAAAGAAGGTGTTGGACATCGTATGAGTGCAATGAATTTATTGATATTGCTCTCTCTTTTAGATGAAAAATTATTTTAA